One window of Terriglobia bacterium genomic DNA carries:
- a CDS encoding IscS subfamily cysteine desulfurase has product MKFPIYLDNHATTPLDPRVLEAMMPFFTSRFGNAASNSHSFGWEAAAAVEKARRQIAASIGALPQEIVFTSGATESDNLALKGVAEGCREKGDHIITAVTEHKAVLDSCKHLEKSGCRVTYLPVGRDGLIDLDQLRDAFTDRTILVSIMAANNETGVIQPIEEIGRLCRERGVLFHSDAVQALGKVPLDVNRANLDLASLTAHKLYGPKGCGALYVRQNVAGQLVPLIDGGGHENGLRSGTLNVPGIVGFGRTCEIAHAEMPEESCRIAGLRNRLRDRLVAGLDQVTINGSMEHRLPGNLNMSFLEVDGETLLTGLNDVALSSGSACSSGKTHASYVLKALGLSDEAAGSAIRFGIGRFNTEAEIDYVAGRIIELVKNLREVSSLK; this is encoded by the coding sequence ATCAAGTTTCCGATCTACCTGGATAATCACGCCACCACGCCGCTCGATCCGCGCGTGCTGGAAGCCATGATGCCTTTTTTCACCTCGCGCTTTGGCAACGCTGCCAGCAACAGTCACTCCTTCGGATGGGAAGCCGCTGCCGCCGTGGAAAAAGCCCGCCGACAGATTGCCGCCTCAATAGGCGCATTGCCCCAGGAAATTGTTTTCACTTCAGGAGCCACTGAAAGCGATAACCTGGCCCTGAAAGGCGTGGCGGAAGGTTGCCGCGAAAAAGGCGACCACATTATCACCGCCGTTACGGAGCACAAGGCGGTCCTTGATAGTTGCAAGCATCTGGAAAAAAGCGGCTGTCGTGTTACGTACCTGCCCGTTGGCCGTGACGGCCTCATTGATCTCGACCAACTCAGAGATGCGTTCACGGATCGCACGATCCTTGTCAGCATCATGGCCGCCAACAACGAAACAGGCGTAATCCAGCCTATTGAAGAAATCGGCCGCCTCTGCCGTGAGCGCGGTGTGCTTTTCCACTCAGACGCCGTGCAGGCTCTGGGCAAGGTCCCGCTGGATGTCAACCGAGCCAATCTTGATCTGGCCTCCCTGACAGCGCACAAGCTTTATGGGCCCAAAGGTTGTGGCGCACTTTACGTCCGCCAGAACGTAGCCGGGCAGCTTGTTCCTTTAATCGACGGCGGCGGCCATGAAAACGGGTTGCGTTCCGGCACCCTCAATGTTCCCGGCATTGTTGGCTTTGGCAGAACTTGTGAAATCGCCCATGCAGAAATGCCGGAAGAGAGTTGCCGCATCGCTGGCCTGCGTAACCGTCTTCGCGATCGCCTTGTCGCAGGACTGGATCAAGTAACCATTAACGGATCCATGGAGCACAGGCTACCTGGTAATTTAAATATGAGTTTTTTGGAGGTTGACGGTGAAACACTGTTGACCGGTTTGAACGACGTTGCGCTTTCCAGCGGATCAGCGTGCTCCTCCGGCAAGACCCACGCTTCCTATGTTCTCAAGGCACTCGGCCTGAGCGACGAAGCTGCCGGAAGCGCGATACGCTTCGGCATTGGACGTTTCAACACTGAAGCAGAGATTGATTACGTTGCCGGCCGGATAATTGAGCTGGTAAAGAACCTTAGGGAAGTTTCTTCCTTGAAGTAG